From Patescibacteria group bacterium, one genomic window encodes:
- a CDS encoding transposase, whose product MPRRKTELINGEFYHIIERGNDRRKIFLDNEDRLRFVNSLLVFNDTAPSPWQSRAFWKKQKELLKMDYKPKNPLVEIHAFALMDNHFHILVRQLTENGITNYTRKLGGYAYYFNKKHKRTGSLFEGRFRAKLIQTEVQLRNNFVYIKTNPVEMVEPEWKSWKVVDSKQATDFLEKDYRWSSYWDYLGKNNFSSLVKKDFFLKLFDGEQNIQKEINSWISSKSSVFSRGMDKVDFLE is encoded by the coding sequence ATGCCGAGAAGAAAAACCGAATTAATTAATGGTGAATTTTACCATATTATAGAGCGAGGAAATGATAGGCGCAAAATTTTTTTAGATAATGAAGATCGCCTTCGTTTTGTTAATAGTTTATTGGTTTTTAACGACACAGCGCCATCGCCTTGGCAATCTCGCGCTTTTTGGAAAAAACAGAAAGAATTGTTAAAAATGGACTATAAACCCAAAAATCCATTAGTCGAAATTCATGCGTTTGCTCTCATGGATAATCATTTTCATATCCTTGTCCGCCAGTTGACGGAAAATGGCATAACAAATTACACAAGAAAACTCGGCGGTTATGCGTATTATTTTAATAAAAAACACAAAAGAACAGGATCTCTTTTTGAGGGAAGATTCAGGGCTAAGCTTATTCAGACAGAAGTGCAATTAAGAAATAATTTTGTTTATATAAAAACGAATCCGGTTGAGATGGTGGAACCAGAATGGAAATCTTGGAAAGTTGTAGATTCTAAACAGGCCACAGATTTTTTAGAAAAAGATTATCGCTGGTCAAGCTACTGGGATTATTTGGGAAAAAATAATTTTTCATCTTTAGTTAAAAAAGATTTTTTCTTGAAATTGTTTGATGGAGAACAAAATATTCAGAAGGAAATAAATTCTTGGATATCATCTAAATCAAGTGTTTTTTCCAGAGGAATGGACAAAGTAGATTTCTTAGAATAA